One genomic segment of Ictalurus punctatus breed USDA103 chromosome 12, Coco_2.0, whole genome shotgun sequence includes these proteins:
- the ino80db gene encoding INO80 complex subunit D-B → MYEGKHIHYSEVDHKPLCSYSPKLCKQRRLNGYAFCIRHVLEDRSAPFRQCEYVAKYNSQRCTNPIPKTQDRKFCSSHLQVMGVLPKKERKKKQDTLESLALNITVPSLALKAPSDLDHLLPSSPSSLTRLLPLDPYAFFKVDKVKKEGPKLGKKITNRSFNPKHKDHATAPAVSPHSVSLLSQQAVGPPQAPLVSISPLISISQHPKPKSGPICTTSPAQAGPRTVTTTNPKPEIRPELALPKRVVPPTPSSANMCMGPAQDSGAPVQHQVPCLLQLHRLMEQQRRKHEDLRPHFELDWSEDSGEEEECQVEKTTLSKYQSPQDKSCIGSGSRGERLAGLCSYLRQRHRQMRREERGFGRERKSQHAVRKALLQAATHDPDHTAQLIQQRHTEISVTSSTAGSSDSGLCVAQVNEKACTNHSLPFTRLCLQHILQNSSQQLFSSCTARFADGAQCSVPVFDITHQTPLCQEHAKKMDNFLRGDVSRRTYHHQQQLQQRRRLKKAKLPSLSKKHKKKGRRGAVRRPQKPIPPALPQGILGMPSVLCLPSQPSGMRSPLTPDLSADELPDDITSDISDIPHDLELNQEDFSDVLSRFPDDLQDFDLFEGKQSELLPTSEEAEELVRVLQDMGSYPESLACLSSIAEFGPVEGSDCRGMEGGVMDLLGARLSAETLSSLELDPSLLPTTEYTFPPYPRSPPSSIIHLRDSVRAQRRYLSHIDDSKDDLVDEDVSHGSWGVLALPLSDSTQLHNLITSDGLLMSTALSTPPTPMPTAPYQPTTTLSALPESSLTIPVTSSSSSSPRLDFLFPGQLKHTLPSLFSHCGIPADLQPHHSSPAPTMDQT, encoded by the exons ATGTATGAAGGGAAACACATTCACTATTCGGAGGTGGACCACAAGCCTCTATGTTCATACAGCCCAAAGCTCTGCAAACAGCGCCGGCTTAATGGCTATGCTTTCTGCATTCGTCATGTTTTGGAGGACCGGAGTGCCCCTTTCAGGCAGTGTGAATATGTAGCCAAGTACAACAGCCAACGCTGCACCAACCCCATCCCCAAGACCCAAGACCgaaa attttgcAGCAGTCACCTGCAAGTTATGGGTGTCCTgccaaagaaagagagaaagaagaagcaAGACACTCTTGAATCTCTGGCCCTCAACATCACTGTGCCCTCTCTAGCTCTGAAAGCTCCTAGTGACCTGGACCACTTACTCCCATCTTCACCCTCCTCACTCACTCGCCTGCTTCCGTTGGACCCTTATGCCTTCTTCAAGGTTGATAAAGTGAAGAAAGAAGGCCCTAAGTTGGGGAAGAAAATCACAAACCGTTCATTTAATCCTAAACATAAAGATCACGCCACAGCCCCAGCCGTCTCCCCACATTCCGTCTCCCTTCTTTCTCAACAGGCTGTAGGACCTCCCCAAGCTCCTTTAGTATCCATATCCCCTCTTATATCCATCTCACAACATCCAAAACCTAAATCAGGGCCAATATGCACAACATCTCCTGCTCAGGCTGGTCCTCGCACCGTGACCACCACCAATCCCAAGCCAGAGATACGTCCAGAGCTGGCTCTCCCCAAGAGAGTTGTTCCTCCAACTCCAAGCAGTGCAAACATGTGTATGGGCCCAGCACAGGATTCAGGAGCACCAGTACAACATCAGGTTCCATGTTTGTTGCAGCTTCACAGGCTGATGGAGCAACAGAGAAGAAAGCATGAAGATCTTAGGCCTCATTTCG AGCTGGACTGGTCCGAGGACAgcggagaagaagaagagtgcCAAGTGGAGAAAACGACATTATCTAAGTATCAGAGCCCACAGGACAAAAG TTGTATTGGTTCTGGTTCCCGTGGGGAGCGGCTGGCAGGGCTTTGCAGCTATTTGAGACAAAGGCACAGACAAATGCGTAGAGAAGAAAGAGGCTtcgggagagagagaaagtcccAGCACGCTGTCCGCAAAGCTTTGCTTCAGGCTGCCACACACGACCCTGATCACACTGCTCAATTAATCCAGCAGCGTCATACTGAAATTTCAGTAACCTCAAG TACTGCAGGCAGCTCAGACTCAGGACTGTGTGTGGCCCAGGTTAACGAAAAAGCCTGCACTAACCACTCCTTGCCTTTCACCAGACTCTGCCTCCAAC ATATCCTGCAGAACAGTTCACAGCAGCTGTTCTCGAGCTGCACTGCACGTTTTGCAGATGGGGCACAGTGTTCCGTCCCAGTCTTCGACATCACACATCAGACACCACTCTGTCAGGAGCATGCCAAGAaaatg GATAACTTCCTCCGCGGAGACGTGAGCCGCAGAACGTACCATCACCAGCAGCAGCTGCAGCAACGCCGGCGGCTGAAAAAGGCCAAACTTCCATCCCTGAGCAAAAAACACAAGAAGAAGGGCAGAAGAGGAGCAGTGCGCCGACCTCAGAAACCCATCCCCCCTGCACTGCCCCAGGGTATCCTGGGAATGCCCTCTGTCCTGTGCCTACCATCACAACCCAGTGGGATGAG GAGTCCCTTGACCCCGGATCTGAGTGCCGATGAGCTTCCGGACGACATCACTAGTGACATCAGTGACATTCCCCATGACCTGGAGCTTAATCAGGAAGATTTCTCAGATGTTCTGTCCCGATTCCCAGATGACCTGCAAGACTTTGATCTGTTTGAAG GTAAACAAAGTGAGCTCTTACCTACGTCAGAGGAAGCTGAGGAGCTGGTGCGGGTCCTGCAGGACATGGGGTCCTACCCGGAATCCCTGGCGTGCCTGAGCAGTATAGCCGAGTTCGGTCCGGTGGAGGGGTCAGACTGCCGTGGTATGGAGGGCGGCGTCATGGACCTGCTCGGTGCTCGTCTATCAGCCGAGACCCTGTCCAGTCTGGAGCTAGACCCTAGCCTGCTTCCTACCACAGAGTACACCTTCCCCCCTTACCCACGTTCCCCCCCTTCTTCCATAATTCACCTGAGGGACAGTGTGCGCGCACAGAGGCGTTACTTATCACACATTGATGACTCCAAAGATGATCTGGTGGACGAGGACGTGTCCCACGGCTCCTGGGGCGTCCTCGCTTTGCCTCTCAGCGACTCGACACAACTCCACAATCTCATCACCTCAGACGGACTGCTCATGTCCACAGCGTTGTCCACGCCACCGACTCCCATGCCAACAGCCCCTTACCAACCCACCACCACACTTTCCGCCCTACCTGAGAGCagcctgaccatcccagtcacttcctcttcctcttcctcaccCCGACTAGACTTCCTGTTCCCAGGgcagctcaaacacacacttccctctctGTTCAGCCACTGCGGAATTCCTGCTGACCTGCAGCCTCATCACAGCTCTCCAGCGCCCACTATGGACCAGACCTGA